In the Apteryx mantelli isolate bAptMan1 chromosome 1, bAptMan1.hap1, whole genome shotgun sequence genome, one interval contains:
- the MOSPD2 gene encoding motile sperm domain-containing protein 2 isoform X2 → MADRQDKAALISETRRRFEAEYLPDKSDKYDSRDVERLQQDDKWVENYLIWRHDVVDDTLKMIDESFQWRKEYTVNDLTESVLPKWLFENGSIFLHGYDKEGYKLFWFRVKLHIRDPKQQLEKKKLVAFWLEHYAKRDHGKPLTVVFDMAETGISHIDLDFVRFIVNCFTDYYPNFLTKIVIFEMPWIMNAAFKIVKGWLGPDAISMLKFTNKNEVQDYISGEYLPPHMGGTDSFKYSYPPLVDDDFQTPLCENGPVTSEDEHESKEEIDVDTKETGDPSEEQNLIPKKMNSVEQIPKSEETDKTDFKPKNAKKALTTFKGPLLHISPAEELYFGSKETGERKCLIVLTNVTKNIVAFKVRTTAPEKYRVKPSNSSCEPGASLDIIISLHGGFAASLQDRFLIMAAEMDQCSGAGVSELTQFWKEVPRTKVMEHRLRCHVVESSKPSTLTLKENAFNIPAKTNEDLHIQLTRLLQINKRLQEQIDRCLWFQQLLVVLSLLSVTTAAFCFYLVYTQRS, encoded by the exons ATAAATCAGATAAATATGATTCTAGAGATGTGGAAAGACTTCAGCAAGATGATAAATGGGTTGAAAATTATCTGATTTGGAGGCACGATGTTGTGGATGATACATTGAAGATGATTGATGAAAGCTTTCAGTGGAGGAAAGAATACACAGTTAATG ACTTGACAGAATCTGTCCTTCCAAAATGGTTATTTGAAAATGGTTCCATCTTTCTACATGGATATGATAAAGAGGGCTATAAATTAT TTTGGTTCAGAGTGAAACTTCATATAAGAGATCCTAAACAGCAACTTGAGAAAAAGAAACTGGTAGCTTTTTGGTTAGAACATTACGCCAAGAGAGATCACGGGAAGCCCTTAACAGTTGTGTTCGACATGGCTGAAACTGGAATCAGTCACATa gACTTGGACTTTGTTCGGTTTATTGTCAACTGTTTTACAGATTATTATCCAAATTTCCTCA CGAAGATAGTGATCTTTGAAATGCCATGGATAATGAATG ctgcttttaaaaTTGTGAAGGGTTGGCTTGGCCCAGATGCAATAAGCATGTTAAAGTTCACAAACAAGAATGAAGTACAGGACTACATTAGTGGAGAGTATTTGCCGCCTCACATGGGTGGAACT GATTCTTTCAAGTATAGTTATCCTCCATTGGTGGATGATGATTTTCAAACTCCTTTATGTGAAAATGGGCCTGTTACTAGTGAAGATGAGCATGAAAGTAAAGAAGAGATAGATGTGGACACCAAGGAGACTGGGGATCCCAGTGAAGAACAAAACCTTATTCCGAAAAAG ATGAATTCTGTAGAACAAATTCCCAAATCAGAGGAAACTGACAAAACAGATTTCAAaccaaaaaatgcaaagaaagcacTAACCACTTTTAAAGGACCTTTATTACATATCAG CCCAGCAGAAGAACTATATTTTGGATCCAAAGAAACTGGAGAGAGAAAATGtttgatagtgctgacaaacgtGACTAAAAACATAGTGGCTTTTAAG GTGAGAACAACTGCTCCTGAAAAATACAGAGTTAAAcccagtaacagcagctgtgaacCTGGTGCATCATTAGACATAATAATATCTCTTCATGGTG gatttgcagcttctctgcaggATCGTTTCCTCATAATGGCAGCAGAAATGGACCAGTGTTCTGGAGCAGGTGTATCAGAACTGACTCAGTTTTGGAAAGAGGTCCCTAGGACCAAAGTGATGGAACATAG ACTCAGGTGTCATGTTGTAGAAAGTAGTAAGCCTTCTACTTTGACATTAAAAGAGAATGCGTTTAATATTCCTGCAAAAACCAATGAAGATTTACACATACAG CTAACTCGTTTACTGCAAATTAATAAAAGACTTCAAGAGCAGATTGATCGCTGCCTGTGGTTCCAGCAGTTGTTAGTGGTTTTATCATTACTATCAGTTACTACTGCTGCCTTCTGCTTCTACCTGGTGTACACCCAGAGAAGCTAA